Part of the Candidatus Binatus sp. genome is shown below.
GTCCAACCGGGCCCTTCGACCTCACTGGGGGCAAACGTCGCGCGCATCGCGCAGCGGCGCCGATTCTCGCTACCCGGGCGCCGGGGATGGCGCCTGGCGGCGCTCGTCCACCAGCTTTCCTTCATGCAGCCGCAGCGCGCGCCCGACGCTGCGCGTCAACTGCTCGTTATGGGTAGCGATCACCAGGGTGATCCCAAGCTCGCGATTGAGCTTGTGAAACAGCTCGTGCACTTCTGCGGCCGTATGCGGATCGAGATTGCCGGTGGGCTCGTCGGCGAGCAGCAGCTTGGGCCGCAGCACCACCGCGCGCGCCACCGCGACGCGCTGCTGTTCGCCGCCGGACAGTTCCGCCGGCCGGCGCCGCAGCTTGTCGCCCAGCCCGACGATCTCGAGCATCGCGGCCGCACGCCGGCTGGCTTCGGCGTCGCTGATGCGGCTGATCAACGCCGGCATCATCACGTTTTCCAGCGCGGTGAAGTCGGCCAGCAGGTAATGGAACTGGAAAACGAAGCCGAGCTTCAGGTTGCGGAACTCGGCCAGCGATTTCTGATCGAGCGCGAACAAATCCTCGCCCTCGAAATAAATCTTGCCCGCGGTCGGCTCTTCCAGGCTGCCCATGATGTGGAGCAGGGTGGACTTGCCGGTTCCCGATTGCCCCACGATCGCGATCTCCTCGCCCGCCTGGACCGTTAGATCGAGACCGCGCAGCACGCGAATCTCGCGATCAGCGTCATAGAATGTCTTGTCGAGGCCGCGCACCTCGATCAGACGCCCGTTGGCCTGGTTTGGTTTTGCTTTCGTTGCCGCAGCGCCGCGCCCCTCACTCATAGCGAATCACCTCGACCGGCGAGAGCTTCGCCGCCTGCAAGGCCGGGTAGATCGACGCAAGCAGGCACAGCACGATCGTCGCCGCCGCAACCGCGATGAAGTTCCATGGATTGAGCTCCACCGGCACCGCGTTCACCATAAACATGTCGGCCGGCAGATGAATCAAATGATACCTGCCTATCAGGTACGCCGTCACGAATCCCGCGCCATCGCCCAAAACCGTGCCGAGCACGCCCAGCGCCGCGCCCTGGCACAGAAAGATTGACGCCACCGACGCCGCCCGCGCACCCATCGTGCGCAGGATCGCAATCTCTTTACGCCGCTCCATCACCACCATTACCTGCGTCGCAATAATGTTGAAGGCCGCCACCAGCACGATCAGCAGCAGCACCATGAAATAGGTGAACTTCTCCAGCTTGAGCGCGGAGAACAGCGGCGCGTTGGCCGTCGTCCAGTCCGAGACTTCGAAGTCAGACCCCGCTATCGCCGCGATCCGGGCGCGCATCGCCGGCGCGTCGAACATATTGACCAGCCGCAACTCGAGTCCGCTTTCGAGCTGCGGATCGTCGGCCAGCAACGCGCGTCCGTCCTTCAACGCGACGAAGATCAGCGTGGAATCGAACTCGTACATGCCCGAGTGAAAGAACCCGGTCACCACGAATCGCTTGAGCCGCGGAGGGCCGATTCCGGTTCCCAAGCTCGCCGGCGAAATCAGGATCACCGGGTCGCCCGGCCTCACCCCCAGCTCGAACGCCAGCGACTTGCCGATGATCGCACCGGGCAGCTCGACCTGGCGCTTGACGCCCTTGTCCACAATCGTCACCGGATGCGTCGTCTCGAGGTCCGCGAGCGTCCCATTCTCCAGCGTGTCCTTGAGTTCCTTGAGCACCGGATTGTCGTGCGGCTGGACCCCGCGGATAATTCCGCCCGACACCAGCCCCGCGCCGCCCGAGTCCGTGCTCGAGACCGCCATCACCTGCGACGTGACGAATGGCGCCGCCGCCGCCACCCCCGGCAGCGCGGCGATTCGCTGCGCGAGCCCGGCCGGATTCCACACGCCGCCGTCGCTGCGCTCGATGGTTATCTGCGGGGTAAACGTGAGCAACAGGCTGCGCAGATTTTTCTCGAATCCGCTCATCACCGACAGCGCCAGCGACAACGCGAACGTCCCAAAGGTTATCCCGATCAGCGAGATGATGGCGATCAGCGACACGAATCGTTCGCGCCGCCGC
Proteins encoded:
- a CDS encoding ABC transporter ATP-binding protein yields the protein MSEGRGAAATKAKPNQANGRLIEVRGLDKTFYDADREIRVLRGLDLTVQAGEEIAIVGQSGTGKSTLLHIMGSLEEPTAGKIYFEGEDLFALDQKSLAEFRNLKLGFVFQFHYLLADFTALENVMMPALISRISDAEASRRAAAMLEIVGLGDKLRRRPAELSGGEQQRVAVARAVVLRPKLLLADEPTGNLDPHTAAEVHELFHKLNRELGITLVIATHNEQLTRSVGRALRLHEGKLVDERRQAPSPAPG
- a CDS encoding ABC transporter permease; this encodes MRYEFLIGLRYLRARRRERFVSLIAIISLIGITFGTFALSLALSVMSGFEKNLRSLLLTFTPQITIERSDGGVWNPAGLAQRIAALPGVAAAAPFVTSQVMAVSSTDSGGAGLVSGGIIRGVQPHDNPVLKELKDTLENGTLADLETTHPVTIVDKGVKRQVELPGAIIGKSLAFELGVRPGDPVILISPASLGTGIGPPRLKRFVVTGFFHSGMYEFDSTLIFVALKDGRALLADDPQLESGLELRLVNMFDAPAMRARIAAIAGSDFEVSDWTTANAPLFSALKLEKFTYFMVLLLIVLVAAFNIIATQVMVVMERRKEIAILRTMGARAASVASIFLCQGAALGVLGTVLGDGAGFVTAYLIGRYHLIHLPADMFMVNAVPVELNPWNFIAVAAATIVLCLLASIYPALQAAKLSPVEVIRYE